One genomic window of Lytechinus variegatus isolate NC3 chromosome 1, Lvar_3.0, whole genome shotgun sequence includes the following:
- the LOC121424793 gene encoding uncharacterized protein LOC121424793: MVNGSYNSTTTAAREANSNNGNRIYRGCVSRAFQVTGILHIVAGALSIVFGIAAIVLKAFASYVAIPIWGGLLIYITTGCLGVSNFCKPKSKKIVIAYLVMSTISAIFAFLMIITFGIFLASDDNSWDIFICHPLPLSYCESNSWSRMLIDGLLIFISFLEVACGATSASMACYKACKCCRRCCRACTDDPGNSNMVYFAANMGGTPMMAVPNTQCSRPIYVPSGMPGNASQPGQFVYLAPNRQAQSYVTMPVGAQQSQSIPQLSPPPQYQQSPQQQQVQQAVQNPQQSSGLPSGQVDFNQVQAAGQMQPQGLTQSQSVPEKQSLEQPQVAGVGQQVSGPQPGNVGNVQGQMQPQVLAPTQQLQHPQQAGMAPAMSGPPQVGFVQVQGPGGQIQMIPAQALYPQVMMVQAPQQQSAPAPQPAQPLGPTQQPVKQVTAPTMSAEDQAEEAASEPVDIPSGQVSSGQFSDDAALI, encoded by the exons ATGGTGAACGGGAGTTATAACAGTACTACTACCGCAGCCCGGGAAGCAAATTCAAATAATGGAAACAGGATATATCGTGGTTGTGTCTCAAGGGCATTTCAg GTGACAGGTATATTACACATTGTTGCTGGAGCCCTGTCTATAGTATTTGGTATAGCTGCCATCGTTCTTAAAGCCTTTGCCTCATATGTTGCCATTCCTATTTGGGGAGGCTTGCTG ATCTACATAACAACTGGCTGTCTTGGGGTTTCAAATTTCTGCAAGCCTAAAAGCAAGAAAATT GTGATTGCTTATCTTGTGATGTCCACTATTTCTGCCATCTTTGCCTTCCTCATGATCATCACATTTGGGATCTTTCTCGCATCAGACGACAATAGCTGggatatatttatttgtcatCCGCTTCCTTTATCTTACTGCGAGAGCAACTCA tGGTCCCGTATGCTCATCGATGGCTTGTTGATCTTCATTTCCTTCCTAGAGGTGGCTTGCGGGGCAACATCGGCCTCTATGGCATGCTACAAGGCATGCAAGTGTTGCCGACGTTGCTGCAGAGCTTGCACGGACGACCCTGGAAACTCAAACATG GTCTATTTTGCAGCCAATATGGGAGGTACACCAATGATGGCAGTACCTAATACACAGTGTTCAAGACCCATCTATGTTCCAA GTGGGATGCCGGGAAATGCTAGCCAGCCTGGTCAGTTTGTGTATCTAGCGCCGAACCGTCAGGCTCAGTCTTATGTAACTATGCCAGTAGGTGCCCAACAGAGCCAGAGTATCCCACAGCTCTCACCACCCCCTCAATATCAACAAAGTCCACAACAGCAGCAGGTGCAACAGGCTGTACAGAATCCGCAACAGTCAAGTGGCCTTCCATCTGGACAAGTAGACTTCAACCAGGTCCAAGCTGCAGGGCAGATGCAACCTCAAGGTCTAACTCAGTCTCAGTCAGTCCCGGAAAAGCAATCACTGGAACAGCCACAGGTTGCTGGAGTTGGCCAGCAAGTGAGTGGTCCTCAGCCAGGAAATGTTGGCAATGTCCAAGGTCAGATGCAGCCTCAAGTTCTTGCTCCAACCCAGCAACTACAACATCCGCAACAAGCTGGAATGGCTCCAGCGATGAGTGGCCCCCCGCAAGTCGGCTTTGTCCAGGTGCAAGGACCCGGAGGACAGATTCAGATGATCCCTGCCCAAGCGCTTTACCCTCAAGTAATGATGGTACAAGCTCCTCAGCAGCAGTCTGCACCTGCTCCGCAACCTGCGCAGCCACTTGGACCGACTCAGCAGCCAGTTAAACAGGTAACAGCGCCCACTATGTCAGCTGAAGATCAAGCAGAGGAAGCAGCCAGTGAACCGGTGGATATCCCTTCCGGTCAGGTCTCTTCGGGTCAGTTTAGCGATGATGCCGCACTCATTTGA